In a single window of the Acipenser ruthenus chromosome 42, fAciRut3.2 maternal haplotype, whole genome shotgun sequence genome:
- the LOC117969491 gene encoding zinc finger protein 135-like isoform X1, which translates to MSAVKRENETLKLRLEISESELKAVRGCINAAHADIKQPFIFQDPIESHAIPESEAQEGPKIEAVYTQEESFEQEWCASLIQVTELPCVKDEDIPEQECVPIKEEFIEQECVSIAEELPTENNVCTLEENNKLGSNLCDDSPSGCDLGFGASKVDGEHDSTPSPQCKNSTRGKPQCKKHRETTPQEEYVKTLRTHSVKIPSLQDRHPLTVESTETPHSACFNNSETQGNLKTLPHSIKGGKSSCQLDAPETHKGNPTGGTTCSWADCGKSFNHISLLKRHQRIHTGEKPSHIQTSDKSFTQLGNLHSHQRIITGEKPYHCAECGKRFSHLGNLKKHKDIHTREKPHHCAVCGKRFSLFGNLKRHHKIHIGV; encoded by the exons atgtctgcagtgaagagagagaatgaaactctgaagctgagattggaaatatcagagagcgagctgaaagccgtgcgagggtgtataaacgctgcacatgcagacattaaacagcctttcatatttcaag atcccatagagagccacgctatccctgaatctgaagcacaggaggggccaaagatagaagcagtttacacacaagaggagtcctttgagcaggagtggtgtgcaagtctaatacaggttacagagctgccatgtgttaaagatgaagacatccctgaacaggaatgtgttcctattaaagaggaattcatagaacaggaatgtgtctccatcgcagaggaacttcctactgaaaataatgtctgtacacttgaggagaacaacaagctgggatccaacctgtgtgatgattcTCCATCTGGATGTGATCTGGGATTTggag cttctaaagtagatggagaacacgactccactccatcaccccagtgcaaaaactctactagaggcaaaccacagtgcaagaaacacagagaaacgacaccccaagaagagtatgtgaagacattgagaactcactcagttaaaatcccttctttacaagacagacacccacttactgtggagagtacagagacgccacattctgcatgttttaacaattcagaaacccagggcaacttgaagaccttgcctcattctattaaaggtgggaagagttcctgtcaattagacgctcctgaaactcacaagggaaatcccacaggagggactacgtgttcctgggctgattgtgggaagagtttcaatcatatatcgctgcttaaaagacaccagcgcattcacacaggagagaaaccttcccacatacagaccagtgataagagtttcacacagttaggaaatcttcattcacaccagcgcattatcacaggagagaaaccttatcactgtgctgagtgtgggaagagattcagtcacttaggaaaccttaaaaaacacaaagacatTCACACACGAGAGAAACCacatcactgtgctgtttgtgggaagagattcagcctgtttggaaaccttaaaagacaccataaaattcacatAGGTGTGTAA
- the LOC117969491 gene encoding zinc finger protein 135-like isoform X2, whose protein sequence is MLVCSKGSQARRCLRLFCRLRRTELVKADPIESHAIPESEAQEGPKIEAVYTQEESFEQEWCASLIQVTELPCVKDEDIPEQECVPIKEEFIEQECVSIAEELPTENNVCTLEENNKLGSNLCDDSPSGCDLGFGASKVDGEHDSTPSPQCKNSTRGKPQCKKHRETTPQEEYVKTLRTHSVKIPSLQDRHPLTVESTETPHSACFNNSETQGNLKTLPHSIKGGKSSCQLDAPETHKGNPTGGTTCSWADCGKSFNHISLLKRHQRIHTGEKPSHIQTSDKSFTQLGNLHSHQRIITGEKPYHCAECGKRFSHLGNLKKHKDIHTREKPHHCAVCGKRFSLFGNLKRHHKIHIGV, encoded by the exons atcccatagagagccacgctatccctgaatctgaagcacaggaggggccaaagatagaagcagtttacacacaagaggagtcctttgagcaggagtggtgtgcaagtctaatacaggttacagagctgccatgtgttaaagatgaagacatccctgaacaggaatgtgttcctattaaagaggaattcatagaacaggaatgtgtctccatcgcagaggaacttcctactgaaaataatgtctgtacacttgaggagaacaacaagctgggatccaacctgtgtgatgattcTCCATCTGGATGTGATCTGGGATTTggag cttctaaagtagatggagaacacgactccactccatcaccccagtgcaaaaactctactagaggcaaaccacagtgcaagaaacacagagaaacgacaccccaagaagagtatgtgaagacattgagaactcactcagttaaaatcccttctttacaagacagacacccacttactgtggagagtacagagacgccacattctgcatgttttaacaattcagaaacccagggcaacttgaagaccttgcctcattctattaaaggtgggaagagttcctgtcaattagacgctcctgaaactcacaagggaaatcccacaggagggactacgtgttcctgggctgattgtgggaagagtttcaatcatatatcgctgcttaaaagacaccagcgcattcacacaggagagaaaccttcccacatacagaccagtgataagagtttcacacagttaggaaatcttcattcacaccagcgcattatcacaggagagaaaccttatcactgtgctgagtgtgggaagagattcagtcacttaggaaaccttaaaaaacacaaagacatTCACACACGAGAGAAACCacatcactgtgctgtttgtgggaagagattcagcctgtttggaaaccttaaaagacaccataaaattcacatAGGTGTGTAA